A stretch of Alkaliphilus flagellatus DNA encodes these proteins:
- a CDS encoding flagellar FlbD family protein yields MIYLKRMNNKEFVLNVDLIETIEETPDTVITLTNGHKMIVIESANEVIQKIIEYKRNIYIENIDKVKPNKLI; encoded by the coding sequence ATGATATATTTGAAGAGAATGAATAATAAGGAGTTTGTCTTAAATGTAGATTTAATAGAAACAATTGAAGAGACTCCAGATACAGTTATTACATTAACCAATGGACACAAAATGATTGTAATAGAAAGTGCAAATGAAGTTATACAAAAAATTATAGAATATAAAAGAAATATATATATTGAAAATATAGATAAAGTAAAACCAAATAAATTAATATAA
- a CDS encoding TIGR02530 family flagellar biosynthesis protein yields the protein MYPIKINQIRINQNINPNQNQNRNVNTINNQKVTFEALLQKEVHKNNNLKFSKHALERLEERKIELTTQEVDKLNNAITKAAEKGIKETLIIMDNKAFIASVPNRTVITAATDKQLKENVFTNIDGAIFA from the coding sequence TTGTATCCAATTAAAATTAATCAAATCCGTATTAACCAAAATATTAATCCAAATCAAAATCAAAATAGAAATGTAAATACTATAAACAATCAAAAGGTTACATTTGAGGCATTACTACAAAAAGAAGTACATAAAAATAATAACCTCAAGTTTTCAAAACATGCTTTGGAGAGGTTAGAGGAAAGAAAAATAGAGTTAACTACTCAAGAGGTAGATAAGCTCAACAATGCTATTACGAAGGCAGCTGAAAAAGGTATTAAGGAAACCTTAATTATAATGGACAATAAAGCTTTTATTGCCAGCGTGCCAAATAGAACAGTCATTACAGCTGCAACAGATAAGCAGCTAAAGGAAAATGTATTTACTAATATAGATGGTGCTATATTCGCATAG
- the fliI gene encoding flagellar protein export ATPase FliI: protein MHTISLEKYENRLLKLDLIKYTGYVSQVIGLTIESIGPAVKLGEICKIYTLKGTEPILAEVVGFKEKKVLLMPLGEMEGIGPGSKVEALGTTMEVNVGESLLGRVLDGLGNPIDGKGPLDSCKTYPVMASPPNPLLRTKIEEPLALGVKAIDGLLTCGNGQRIGIFAGSGVGKSTLLGMIARNTQADINVIALIGERGREVREFIENDLQEEGLKRSVLVVATSDQPALIRMKGALLATSIAEYFRDQGKNVILMMDSLTRFSMAQREVGLAIGEPPVTRGYTPSVFAVLPKLLERSGTSDKGSITGLYTVLVDGDDMNEPIADTVRGILDGHIVLSRKIANRNHYPAIDILASVSRVMPNVVSKDHTQLSNQIKELLSIYNSSEDLINIGAYIKGTNKKIDEAISKIDSINAFLQQERQDKTSFDDAVKVMQQILA, encoded by the coding sequence ATGCACACTATTTCATTAGAAAAATATGAAAATAGACTTTTAAAGTTAGATTTAATTAAATATACTGGCTATGTTTCTCAAGTTATAGGATTAACAATCGAATCTATAGGACCAGCTGTAAAACTGGGTGAAATATGTAAAATATACACACTTAAAGGCACAGAACCCATTTTGGCAGAGGTGGTTGGATTTAAAGAAAAAAAAGTTCTACTTATGCCATTAGGTGAAATGGAAGGGATTGGTCCAGGTAGCAAGGTGGAGGCCTTAGGAACTACTATGGAAGTAAATGTTGGAGAATCATTGCTTGGTCGTGTTCTAGACGGCTTAGGAAATCCAATAGATGGGAAAGGTCCTTTAGATAGTTGCAAAACATATCCTGTTATGGCATCACCACCAAACCCGTTGCTTCGTACTAAAATAGAGGAACCTTTAGCATTAGGAGTTAAGGCAATTGACGGTTTATTAACCTGTGGAAATGGACAAAGGATAGGTATATTTGCAGGTAGTGGTGTTGGTAAAAGTACATTGCTTGGAATGATAGCCAGAAATACCCAAGCAGATATAAATGTAATAGCTTTAATAGGAGAACGTGGTAGGGAGGTTAGGGAGTTTATAGAAAACGACCTACAGGAAGAAGGATTAAAACGATCCGTTCTTGTTGTAGCAACCTCAGATCAGCCAGCCCTTATTCGAATGAAGGGAGCGTTGTTAGCCACATCAATAGCTGAATATTTCAGAGATCAAGGAAAAAATGTAATACTAATGATGGACTCATTAACAAGATTTTCTATGGCTCAAAGAGAGGTTGGATTGGCTATTGGAGAACCACCTGTAACTAGAGGATATACTCCTTCAGTTTTTGCAGTGTTACCTAAGTTGTTAGAAAGATCGGGAACATCCGATAAAGGTTCTATAACAGGATTATACACTGTATTAGTAGATGGGGATGATATGAATGAACCTATAGCGGACACGGTTCGTGGAATATTGGACGGGCATATTGTTTTGTCAAGAAAAATTGCCAACCGTAATCATTATCCAGCTATAGATATTTTAGCTAGTGTAAGTAGGGTAATGCCAAATGTAGTTAGCAAAGACCACACTCAGTTGTCTAATCAAATTAAGGAACTATTATCTATATATAATAGTTCGGAAGATCTAATAAATATAGGGGCCTATATTAAAGGAACAAATAAAAAAATAGATGAAGCTATTAGTAAAATTGATAGTATAAATGCATTTTTGCAACAGGAAAGACAAGATAAAACTAGTTTTGATGATGCAGTTAAGGTTATGCAACAAATTTTAGCATAG
- a CDS encoding flagellar hook-length control protein FliK codes for MMNIAGIHNLLSQKNTIVAKDQISTDKDKQLFSDVFDNEKKSLIFKRQDKKTQAVNNSQNATNNTSKQVESSSTSSSNKASNKETKPTNKDNKVLDSKENGQLELEDGESIDKDKDELLDHILSLLQSLIASIQVDISKIEDGSKVDRELSIVEMESLADLNNQLNLLLDTIDIEAGELLKENIDTTLSTITRLADQTLLDNKDIIFTQNENVSEVLSNLEELKNNIELALTNVNSAKNNDPQKLEIKSELDLVDEETKNISENDTAIVDAVAIDEEGNTEAKKLYKQTPPDAKEKDDFFKQHERYEDIIINDNVLVSQQEKFDQKINVRVIKNEIIDPKQFVGEIAQKAGAFLSKDRNEMSIQLTPENLGKISIKIGLNDGTLTGKIYAENYSVKEIIETNLNQLRDALEEKGLSISGLEVHVGDNSQNFGSRLFQSRLTNKQKSKEVSTVSNNTFLTLEQEVNEKNPYLVSSQFDGLV; via the coding sequence ATGATGAATATAGCAGGGATACACAACCTACTTAGTCAGAAAAACACTATTGTAGCTAAGGATCAAATATCTACCGACAAAGACAAACAACTCTTTTCAGATGTTTTCGACAATGAAAAGAAAAGTTTGATTTTCAAAAGGCAAGATAAGAAAACACAAGCTGTGAATAATAGCCAGAATGCAACCAACAATACAAGCAAACAAGTAGAGAGCAGCTCAACATCTTCATCTAACAAAGCTTCTAATAAGGAGACAAAACCTACTAATAAAGATAATAAAGTTTTAGACTCTAAAGAAAATGGACAGTTAGAGCTTGAAGATGGTGAATCTATAGACAAAGATAAGGATGAACTATTAGACCATATTCTTTCTTTGCTTCAAAGTTTAATTGCTAGTATTCAAGTAGATATATCTAAAATAGAAGATGGTTCTAAGGTTGATAGGGAACTAAGTATAGTTGAGATGGAAAGTTTGGCTGATTTAAATAATCAATTGAATCTCTTATTAGATACAATAGATATTGAAGCAGGCGAATTACTTAAAGAGAATATCGACACAACACTTTCAACTATAACTAGACTAGCTGACCAAACACTATTGGATAATAAAGATATAATATTTACACAAAACGAAAATGTAAGTGAGGTATTAAGCAACTTAGAGGAACTTAAAAATAATATAGAACTTGCTTTAACTAATGTTAATTCGGCCAAGAATAATGATCCACAAAAACTAGAAATAAAAAGTGAACTTGACTTAGTGGATGAGGAAACAAAAAACATATCTGAAAATGATACAGCAATAGTTGATGCAGTTGCTATAGATGAAGAAGGTAATACTGAAGCTAAAAAATTATATAAGCAAACTCCACCTGATGCTAAAGAAAAGGATGACTTCTTCAAACAACACGAGAGATATGAAGACATAATAATTAATGATAATGTTTTAGTATCTCAACAAGAAAAATTTGATCAAAAGATTAATGTAAGGGTTATAAAAAATGAAATTATTGATCCAAAGCAATTTGTTGGTGAGATTGCTCAAAAAGCTGGTGCATTTTTATCCAAGGATAGAAATGAAATGAGTATACAGCTAACTCCTGAAAATCTTGGAAAGATATCTATTAAAATAGGATTGAATGATGGAACACTGACGGGAAAAATTTATGCCGAAAACTATTCAGTCAAAGAAATAATAGAGACAAATCTAAACCAACTTAGAGATGCTTTGGAAGAAAAAGGACTTAGTATTTCAGGACTTGAAGTTCATGTAGGTGATAATTCTCAAAATTTTGGAAGTAGGTTATTCCAATCAAGATTAACAAACAAGCAAAAATCTAAAGAAGTTTCTACTGTATCTAATAATACTTTTTTAACATTAGAACAGGAAGTTAACGAAAAAAACCCATATTTAGTTTCAAGTCAATTTGATGGTTTAGTTTAA
- a CDS encoding flagellar hook capping FlgD N-terminal domain-containing protein, with the protein MPNVSEIENRYRYYNNENNAQQKTQSSNLDKDAFLKLLVTQMQNQDPLNPMEDRDFIAQMAQFSSLEQMQNLNDTFTLTQATMLEHIAQMNNNLVKSQTNIVEQLEKINEGLKKLNGEDVEEPGDIEEPGDVEDGEVVEP; encoded by the coding sequence ATGCCAAATGTTTCAGAGATAGAAAATAGGTATAGATATTATAATAACGAAAATAACGCACAGCAAAAAACACAATCTAGTAATTTAGATAAGGATGCTTTTTTAAAGCTTCTAGTTACCCAAATGCAGAACCAAGACCCATTAAATCCGATGGAAGATAGAGACTTTATTGCCCAGATGGCTCAGTTTAGCTCATTAGAGCAGATGCAAAATTTAAATGATACATTTACTCTAACACAGGCTACGATGCTAGAGCATATTGCACAAATGAATAATAACTTAGTCAAAAGTCAGACCAATATAGTGGAGCAATTAGAAAAAATAAATGAAGGTCTAAAAAAGTTAAATGGTGAAGATGTTGAAGAACCAGGAGATATTGAAGAGCCAGGAGATGTTGAGGATGGCGAAGTAGTAGAACCTTAA
- a CDS encoding flagellar hook protein FlgE — translation MMRSMYSAVSSLRAHQLKMDVIGNNIANVNTVGYKGSRVTFQEVFSQTLRGAGRPQEGGRGGTNPQQVGLGVAVSSMDTFHIRGAVETTGYNTDLMINGEGFFIVSDTAGGANKSYTRAGNLGLDTDGNLITPDGYYVLGYESDGKGGFVESLTGLKISKSITNPPKATDKAIFEGNIDSKLKAPDNTDPANPILGEKFSTVMKIYDSLGNPHNIEVTFERTDDGNGATREFDVNITKIDDVEQTDNLIDLKLEFNSEGKLISTTKSIDLEVQDPANSGVFQGANPLNINLDFSALTSYAEKSDAAALNINGYGSGKLDDFTIADNGEIEGVFSNGQIQILGKIRLANFKNPAGLIKTGSNMYRETSNSGEAMFGDAGMGGFGSLRAGALEMSNVDLSNEFTNMITTQRGFQANSRIITTSDEMLQEVVNIKR, via the coding sequence ATGATGCGTTCAATGTATTCAGCAGTATCAAGCTTAAGAGCTCACCAATTAAAGATGGACGTAATTGGAAATAACATCGCCAATGTTAATACAGTAGGCTATAAAGGATCTAGGGTTACTTTCCAAGAAGTTTTTAGTCAAACATTAAGGGGAGCAGGTAGACCACAGGAAGGTGGACGAGGAGGAACAAACCCTCAACAGGTAGGGCTAGGTGTTGCTGTAAGTTCCATGGATACCTTCCATATAAGAGGAGCTGTAGAGACTACAGGATATAATACAGACCTTATGATAAATGGCGAAGGGTTCTTTATAGTTTCAGATACAGCAGGTGGAGCTAATAAAAGTTATACAAGGGCAGGTAATCTTGGACTAGATACAGATGGTAACCTTATAACACCAGATGGTTATTATGTACTTGGGTACGAATCAGATGGAAAGGGTGGGTTTGTTGAAAGTTTAACAGGTCTTAAAATTTCAAAGTCAATTACAAACCCTCCTAAGGCTACAGACAAAGCTATTTTTGAAGGTAATATTGATAGTAAATTAAAAGCACCAGATAATACTGATCCAGCAAATCCTATTCTTGGTGAAAAATTTAGTACTGTTATGAAGATATACGATAGCTTAGGGAATCCACATAATATTGAAGTGACCTTTGAAAGAACAGATGATGGAAATGGTGCAACAAGAGAATTTGATGTGAACATTACTAAAATTGATGATGTTGAACAAACTGACAATCTAATTGATTTAAAACTTGAATTCAACTCTGAGGGAAAATTGATTTCGACAACTAAATCGATTGATCTTGAGGTACAGGACCCTGCTAATAGTGGGGTATTCCAAGGAGCTAATCCTTTAAATATAAACTTAGATTTTTCAGCTTTAACAAGTTACGCAGAAAAATCCGATGCAGCAGCCCTTAATATAAATGGTTATGGAAGTGGAAAACTAGATGATTTTACAATAGCAGATAATGGAGAAATAGAAGGAGTATTTAGTAATGGACAGATTCAGATTTTAGGAAAAATTAGATTAGCTAACTTTAAAAACCCTGCAGGGCTAATTAAAACAGGATCAAATATGTATAGAGAAACATCTAATTCTGGTGAAGCTATGTTTGGAGATGCAGGTATGGGCGGATTTGGTAGCTTAAGGGCTGGCGCACTTGAAATGTCTAATGTAGATCTATCTAATGAATTTACTAATATGATTACAACACAAAGAGGTTTTCAAGCTAACTCAAGAATTATTACAACAAGTGATGAAATGTTACAGGAAGTAGTTAATATAAAAAGATAA
- the fliJ gene encoding flagellar export protein FliJ, with protein MEKFIFRFDTILNTKEKIEEDRKNKLGISMKKLVTEQEHLQRLFQKKNDMVNQWQEKSSKIVKISELRSISNNLDIMQNIIDKQLNVVEQSELETENRRKQLLEASKQKKVFEKLKEKDYEEHKYNQLKKEDALTDEIVSYKAVCR; from the coding sequence ATGGAAAAATTTATCTTTCGATTTGATACTATTTTAAATACTAAAGAAAAAATTGAAGAAGATAGAAAAAACAAACTTGGTATTTCAATGAAGAAACTAGTAACTGAGCAGGAGCACTTACAAAGATTATTTCAGAAAAAAAATGATATGGTAAATCAATGGCAAGAAAAGTCAAGTAAAATAGTAAAAATAAGTGAACTTAGAAGTATATCTAATAATTTAGATATAATGCAAAACATTATAGATAAACAGTTAAATGTGGTAGAACAATCGGAACTAGAAACAGAAAATAGAAGAAAACAACTGCTGGAAGCTTCAAAACAGAAAAAGGTGTTTGAGAAATTAAAAGAAAAAGACTATGAAGAGCATAAATACAATCAGCTAAAAAAAGAAGATGCTTTAACTGATGAAATTGTATCCTATAAAGCTGTGTGTAGATAA